One stretch of Candidatus Neomarinimicrobiota bacterium DNA includes these proteins:
- a CDS encoding carboxypeptidase-like regulatory domain-containing protein, which produces MLEIIRKVYRSSGSGIFWFALIMVFVIAQPLAAQGVITGNVTDAKTGEPLAGVNVFIVALGIGASSTADGNYTIDRIPGGRHEVTAGYIGYETASQMVDVSSGSTVNVDFALVSSPLMLDEVFVTGTAGQARRREVGNSVGTINISEVNAPMANLEDMLSARIPGLNIQGTSGASGAGGVIR; this is translated from the coding sequence ATGCTTGAGATCATCCGAAAGGTATATAGAAGTAGCGGATCAGGAATTTTTTGGTTTGCACTTATAATGGTTTTTGTTATAGCTCAACCCCTTGCCGCCCAGGGTGTGATTACTGGTAACGTCACTGATGCTAAAACTGGTGAACCTTTGGCAGGCGTAAATGTTTTCATCGTTGCACTGGGCATTGGTGCATCATCCACTGCTGATGGGAATTATACCATAGATAGGATCCCTGGAGGTCGGCATGAAGTGACAGCCGGCTATATCGGTTATGAAACAGCCTCTCAAATGGTTGATGTTTCTTCTGGTTCTACAGTTAATGTCGATTTTGCTTTGGTAAGCAGTCCCTTGATGTTGGATGAGGTATTTGTTACAGGTACAGCTGGTCAGGCTCGAAGGAGGGAGGTTGGTAACAGTGTGGGAACGATCAACATTTCTGAAGTAAATGCACCTATGGCCAATCTTGAAGATATGCTTTCTGCGCGGATTCCGGGCCTCAATATTCAGGGCACATCCGGTGCTTCTGGTGCTGGCGGTGTTATAAGAC